Below is a genomic region from Sebaldella sp. S0638.
TGGATTACGTTGTAGAGAAAGGATATGTTCCTTTTGGAAATAATGATGATAATACAGATAAACTTGCGGTGAAAGTCGTAGAATTGTTTATGAATAAAATAAGAGCACATAAAATGTACAGAAATGCCACACCTACACAGTCAGTACTGACAATTACATCAAATGTGGTTTATGGTAAAAAAACAGGAAATACTCCTGACGGAAGACGTGCCGGTGAGCCGTTTGGTCCGGGGGCAAATCCTATGCACGGAAGAGACACAAGAGGTGCTGTAGCTTCACTTGCCTCTGTTGCAAAACTGCCGTTTGAACATGCTAATGATGGTATTTCATACACTTTTGCAATAACACCCGAAACTTTAGGTAAAAATGAAAATGAAAAAAAGAACAACCTTACAGGACTTCTTGACGGATACTTTAATCAGGCAGGACAGCATTTGAATGTTAACGTTTTTGGAAAAGAACTGCTGGAAGACGCTATGGATCATCCGGAAAACTATCCTCAGCTTACTATAAGAGTTTCAGGATATGCGGTAAACTTCGTAAAATTGACTAAAGAACAGCAGCTCGATGTTATAAACAGAACAATTGCAGATAAATTTTAATTAGAATGGAAGTTGTAAAAAATGAAAGGTTATATTCACTCTTTTGAATCCTTTGGAACTAAAGACGGACCCGGAATAAGATTCGTACTTTTTCTTCAGGGCTGTCCTCTGCGATGTCTGTATTGTCATAATGTAGACACATGGGACTTGAAAAATAAAAAATATATGCTTACACCAGAAGAAACTATGCATGAAGTTTACAAAGTCAGAGGTTTTATAAAAAGCGGCGGTATTACTGTTTCAGGCGGTGAACCTCTGCTCCAGCCGGAATTTATTCTTGAGCTTTTCAAGCTCTGCAAAAAAGAAAATATTCATACTGCTGTTGATACTTCCGGTTATCTTCTGAATGACAGGATAAAAGAGGTGCTTGAACTTACAGATCTTGTACTGCTTGATATAAAGCATATTGATCCAGTTAAATATCAGGCTTTGACATCTGTGGCGCTGA
It encodes:
- the pflA gene encoding pyruvate formate-lyase-activating protein → MKGYIHSFESFGTKDGPGIRFVLFLQGCPLRCLYCHNVDTWDLKNKKYMLTPEETMHEVYKVRGFIKSGGITVSGGEPLLQPEFILELFKLCKKENIHTAVDTSGYLLNDRIKEVLELTDLVLLDIKHIDPVKYQALTSVALKPTLEFMEYLSKINKPVWLRYVLVPGYTDNEKDLNAWAKYVSKFKNIERVDILPFHQMASYKWESLGRSYELKDTPAPSKEEIKKAEDIFKSFGLNTLT